In the genome of Taurinivorans muris, one region contains:
- a CDS encoding CcmD family protein, producing the protein MNAVTSLICANIGLWLGFAVYFLLLSKKQRQIEKQIKILSEQMDIN; encoded by the coding sequence ATGAATGCTGTCACTTCTTTGATTTGTGCGAACATCGGACTTTGGCTCGGTTTTGCCGTTTACTTTTTATTATTGTCCAAAAAACAGCGGCAAATAGAAAAACAAATCAAAATTCTTTCCGAACAAATGGATATTAACTAA
- a CDS encoding tetratricopeptide repeat protein, whose product MKKLILALCGFGVLTMLFTSINFYIEQNKHKHPASGSPQTASNEMKKAFAPNQGQSKSLAPDTMLPENIPPAMLEAMEKQGITLEDLQKNNPDGMQNMKNMPDMQGMKGKKFPEEMLKAMQEQNKMQKNNKSGGQQNDPLKKAVEHIKSHGEQNMIKHLEHSLATLEANPGDETALSDVTEIFIAHEETEAAEHLLKQGIMTAPNSAVLPYLYGQALAHNSRYAQAAEQWERALSLQESAEVHYSLGMLYRYQLNKEDDAKRHFQKSSGLPAHDPRLAEHLKIELTK is encoded by the coding sequence ATGAAAAAACTTATCTTAGCCCTTTGCGGTTTCGGCGTTCTCACCATGCTTTTCACGTCCATAAATTTTTATATTGAACAAAACAAACATAAGCACCCCGCAAGCGGCAGCCCGCAAACGGCAAGCAATGAAATGAAAAAGGCATTCGCCCCGAACCAGGGACAAAGCAAAAGCCTCGCTCCCGACACCATGCTTCCCGAAAATATTCCGCCTGCGATGCTTGAAGCCATGGAAAAACAGGGAATCACTCTGGAAGATTTGCAAAAAAACAATCCTGACGGCATGCAGAACATGAAGAATATGCCTGACATGCAAGGCATGAAAGGCAAAAAGTTTCCGGAAGAAATGTTAAAAGCCATGCAAGAGCAAAACAAAATGCAGAAAAACAACAAATCCGGGGGACAGCAAAACGATCCCCTGAAAAAAGCCGTTGAGCATATCAAGAGCCACGGCGAACAAAACATGATAAAACATCTCGAACACAGCCTTGCAACGCTTGAGGCAAATCCCGGCGATGAAACCGCCCTTTCCGACGTTACGGAAATTTTCATAGCCCATGAGGAAACGGAAGCCGCCGAACACCTTCTCAAGCAAGGTATCATGACAGCGCCGAACAGCGCGGTTTTACCCTATCTTTACGGACAAGCCCTCGCCCATAATTCCCGATACGCGCAAGCCGCCGAACAATGGGAACGGGCTTTATCGCTGCAGGAATCTGCGGAAGTGCATTATTCTTTGGGAATGCTGTATCGCTATCAATTAAATAAAGAGGATGATGCGAAAAGGCATTTTCAGAAATCGAGCGGGCTTCCCGCCCACGACCCGCGTCTTGCCGAACATTTGAAAATCGAATTGACAAAATAG
- a CDS encoding TrkH family potassium uptake protein, which yields MQLKNIFFVLGLLAICLAFLLVFPSVISLAYGEYKTLTLFAQCFAGTFCFGLLLAFLARPPKGEKIQITTREGVAIVGLCWISATFICALPYFFITDISFPKSLFESASGLSTTGGTIFSDVEILPKGILFWRSFTQWFGGLGIIVFSLALLPIIGTGGMQLYKAETPGINKDKVAPKMIDTARSLWGIYSALTFTLAIILYLQGLTFFDALTHALSTLSTGGFSTKNASIAAFSPASQWTIVVFMYLGSVNFTLHFLFLHEGVKKYLQNEEFVFYTLYLLVSITLIAFWLYFTDTPAQYLLHEEKTAYSFERAFRDAAFQLISLMTSTGFSTADYIQWPLFTHLVILLSIVCGGCTGSTAGGLKFLRLLIIVKLIKNELKRLSHPRAVERIKINGTPIDDVAIKGVLIFFALYILSIALGTLFLSTQDLNLESTFSTTISCISNVGPAFGKLGPTNNFSIFNDLDLTILSFLMIYGRLEMFTILLLFMPKFWR from the coding sequence ATGCAATTAAAAAACATTTTTTTTGTCTTGGGCTTGCTGGCGATATGCCTCGCATTTCTCTTGGTTTTTCCAAGCGTGATTTCTCTTGCGTACGGCGAATACAAAACCCTGACCCTTTTTGCGCAGTGTTTTGCAGGAACGTTTTGCTTCGGTCTTTTGCTCGCCTTTCTCGCAAGACCGCCCAAAGGGGAGAAAATTCAAATCACAACCCGCGAAGGCGTCGCCATTGTCGGGCTTTGCTGGATTTCAGCAACATTCATCTGCGCCTTGCCCTATTTTTTCATTACGGACATCTCTTTTCCCAAAAGCCTTTTTGAATCCGCTTCCGGACTGAGCACGACAGGCGGAACAATTTTTTCCGACGTGGAAATTCTGCCCAAAGGAATTTTGTTTTGGCGCAGTTTCACCCAATGGTTCGGAGGACTTGGCATTATTGTTTTTTCCCTTGCCCTGCTCCCCATTATCGGGACGGGAGGCATGCAGCTTTATAAAGCTGAAACCCCCGGAATCAACAAAGACAAAGTCGCCCCCAAAATGATTGATACAGCCCGCTCCTTATGGGGTATCTATTCTGCATTGACGTTCACCCTTGCAATTATTTTATATTTGCAGGGGCTTACATTTTTTGACGCGCTCACCCATGCCCTTTCCACCTTGTCAACAGGAGGATTTTCAACGAAAAACGCTTCCATTGCGGCTTTCAGCCCTGCCAGCCAATGGACCATCGTTGTTTTCATGTATCTCGGAAGCGTCAATTTCACCCTGCATTTTCTCTTTTTGCACGAAGGCGTGAAAAAATATCTTCAAAATGAGGAATTTGTTTTTTATACGCTGTATTTGCTGGTCAGCATAACCCTTATCGCCTTTTGGCTCTATTTTACGGATACGCCCGCACAATATCTCCTGCATGAGGAAAAAACCGCTTATTCCTTTGAAAGGGCGTTCCGCGACGCCGCCTTTCAGCTCATAAGCCTTATGACCTCGACGGGTTTTTCCACTGCTGATTATATCCAATGGCCCCTTTTCACCCACCTTGTCATTTTATTGTCCATCGTATGCGGCGGCTGCACAGGTTCGACGGCAGGGGGATTGAAATTTCTGCGTCTGCTTATCATTGTGAAGCTTATAAAAAACGAACTCAAACGCCTCAGCCACCCGCGCGCTGTCGAACGTATCAAAATCAACGGCACGCCCATTGACGATGTAGCCATAAAAGGCGTACTCATCTTTTTTGCCCTTTATATTTTAAGTATCGCCCTCGGCACGCTGTTTTTAAGCACGCAAGACCTCAATTTGGAAAGCACGTTTTCGACGACCATAAGCTGCATTTCCAATGTCGGCCCGGCTTTCGGCAAACTTGGACCAACCAACAACTTCAGCATTTTCAACGACCTTGACCTGACCATACTTTCTTTTTTGATGATTTACGGCCGCCTTGAAATGTTTACCATTCTCCTGCTTTTCATGCCGAAATTCTGGCGGTAA
- the coaBC gene encoding bifunctional phosphopantothenoylcysteine decarboxylase/phosphopantothenate--cysteine ligase CoaBC, translating to MPYELLHYKKHAKKHIHLGICGSVAAYKSLELMRAFLKSNIHVSATLTPSAEKFIQPLCFEALGANKVYGQMFQGEFPFDHLEPSQIADAMVIAPASATTIARLAHGLGDEMLACQALAFDGPILLAPAMNPKMWGNAATNANIETLLNRGFFLTEPESGAVACKDEGQGRLARLEKIYYDSLALLTEQDLYGKKILITLGPTAEKWDAVRVWTNNSTGSMGTALAVTAWLRGADVYVVAGPNSQYIPQDSRLQCHSVTSADEMYEKCHELWDAMDYGIFTAAVADFKPRAGLAHEEDTSSFHTVKFKKENHADGFDIHFTPNHDILKSIGQIKKPGQKLMGFSAESGSHTDELARAVKQKLVNKNCDIVVGNFISEAMGKKTNKVYVADKNGIEEAWGTMSKADLAWDLLSYLESV from the coding sequence ATGCCTTACGAGCTGCTGCATTACAAAAAACACGCAAAAAAACATATCCATTTAGGAATTTGCGGATCTGTCGCCGCCTATAAAAGCCTTGAGCTCATGCGTGCGTTTTTAAAATCCAATATCCATGTAAGCGCCACCCTTACGCCCTCTGCTGAAAAATTCATACAGCCGCTCTGTTTTGAAGCTCTCGGTGCGAATAAAGTTTACGGACAAATGTTTCAGGGGGAATTTCCGTTTGATCATTTGGAGCCAAGCCAAATAGCCGACGCAATGGTCATTGCGCCCGCCAGCGCGACCACCATCGCAAGGCTCGCCCACGGCTTGGGTGATGAAATGCTTGCCTGCCAAGCTCTCGCCTTTGACGGTCCAATTCTTCTCGCCCCTGCCATGAACCCTAAAATGTGGGGAAATGCCGCCACCAATGCCAACATTGAAACATTGCTCAACCGCGGTTTCTTTCTTACGGAACCGGAAAGCGGCGCTGTCGCCTGCAAAGACGAAGGACAAGGCAGGCTCGCCCGGCTTGAAAAGATTTATTATGACTCCTTGGCTCTTTTGACCGAACAAGACCTGTATGGCAAAAAAATCCTCATCACCTTGGGACCCACCGCCGAAAAATGGGACGCTGTAAGGGTATGGACGAATAATTCCACGGGAAGCATGGGAACAGCCCTTGCTGTCACCGCATGGCTCAGAGGAGCGGATGTTTATGTTGTCGCCGGTCCGAACAGTCAATACATTCCCCAAGACAGCCGCTTACAATGCCATTCCGTGACAAGCGCCGATGAAATGTATGAAAAATGCCATGAATTATGGGACGCTATGGATTATGGAATTTTTACGGCAGCCGTGGCTGATTTCAAACCCCGAGCGGGACTTGCGCACGAAGAAGACACTAGCTCTTTCCATACGGTAAAATTCAAAAAAGAAAATCACGCAGACGGTTTCGATATTCATTTTACCCCTAACCATGATATTTTGAAAAGTATCGGACAAATCAAAAAGCCCGGGCAAAAACTCATGGGGTTCAGTGCGGAATCAGGTTCACACACGGACGAATTGGCAAGAGCCGTCAAACAAAAACTGGTCAATAAAAACTGTGACATCGTCGTGGGCAATTTTATCAGCGAAGCTATGGGCAAAAAAACCAACAAAGTTTATGTTGCCGACAAGAACGGTATCGAAGAAGCATGGGGAACGATGTCAAAAGCCGATTTGGCATGGGATTTGCTTTCTTATTTGGAAAGTGTCTGA
- a CDS encoding hemolysin family protein, whose product MDGDSQRSMWDKITHLFGKAEDNLEQAIMEARDEGDVEAEESNMLLSILELGEKQVQEIMTPRTDITCLASETTIQEAARCILDNGHSRIPVYKDTKDNIIGIIYAKDLLTYLVGDNHNFDDHVNKIMRQPFFIPETKISAELLQEFRSRKNHIAIVVDEYGGTSGLITIEDLLEVIVGDIEDEFDAPKEEDIQKITDEQYLLHGRAMLDDLNDIDIPVSSDEVDTIGGYLSLQAGHVPLVNEEFTVGEWKFTVIEADTKQIHKISAQKIAEQTLEDE is encoded by the coding sequence TTGGACGGTGATTCGCAACGTTCTATGTGGGATAAAATTACCCATTTATTTGGCAAAGCTGAAGATAATTTAGAACAAGCCATAATGGAAGCGCGTGACGAAGGCGATGTCGAAGCGGAAGAAAGCAATATGCTTTTATCCATTTTGGAACTTGGCGAAAAGCAGGTTCAGGAAATTATGACTCCGCGTACGGACATCACCTGTCTCGCCAGTGAAACAACCATTCAAGAAGCCGCCCGATGCATTTTGGACAACGGACACTCAAGGATTCCCGTATATAAGGATACCAAAGACAATATCATCGGTATCATTTACGCAAAAGACCTGCTCACTTACCTGGTCGGCGATAATCATAATTTTGACGACCATGTCAATAAAATCATGCGTCAGCCTTTTTTTATTCCCGAAACGAAAATTTCCGCCGAACTCTTGCAGGAATTTCGCTCAAGAAAAAACCATATCGCCATTGTTGTTGACGAATACGGCGGAACAAGCGGACTTATCACCATTGAAGACCTTTTGGAAGTCATTGTCGGCGATATTGAAGACGAATTCGATGCCCCGAAAGAGGAAGATATTCAAAAAATCACCGACGAACAATATCTTTTGCACGGACGCGCCATGCTTGACGATTTGAATGACATCGACATTCCTGTCAGCTCGGACGAAGTGGACACCATAGGCGGTTATCTGAGCCTGCAAGCCGGGCATGTGCCCCTTGTCAATGAAGAATTCACCGTCGGAGAATGGAAATTCACCGTTATTGAAGCGGATACGAAACAAATCCATAAAATTTCCGCTCAAAAAATCGCCGAACAAACTCTTGAAGATGAATAA
- a CDS encoding type III pantothenate kinase, giving the protein MNKFTLLADVGNTTMKLGIADEHGIVHSFGFPSKSLYTADSLGFNIIQLLDLYHIEKIESVSLCSVVPELGKIFCQACKKYLHCAPLIFPEDFSIPLNNQYANPQEVGADRLMGAYAARMLRPEAKSIICIDYGTATTFDCITGMDYLGGLICPGLFSSHNALANGTAKLPHITLDFDRSIPLIGKSTVTSMNHGFVFGFAAMTDGLCQKLAEQLPAPLHIVATGGYAEDIAKLSNKINTIQQDLILEGLRLASCSLLA; this is encoded by the coding sequence ATGAATAAATTCACTTTGCTTGCCGATGTCGGCAATACCACGATGAAACTCGGTATCGCCGATGAACACGGAATTGTTCATAGTTTCGGCTTCCCTTCAAAATCCCTTTACACCGCAGACAGCTTAGGGTTTAACATCATTCAGCTGCTTGATTTGTATCATATTGAAAAAATCGAAAGCGTTTCCCTTTGCTCCGTTGTGCCTGAACTTGGAAAAATTTTTTGCCAAGCCTGCAAAAAATACCTGCACTGCGCACCCCTAATTTTTCCGGAAGATTTCAGTATTCCTCTGAACAATCAATACGCCAATCCGCAGGAAGTGGGTGCGGACAGGCTCATGGGGGCGTATGCCGCCCGCATGCTCCGCCCTGAAGCCAAAAGCATCATCTGTATCGATTACGGCACGGCAACGACCTTTGACTGCATAACGGGTATGGATTATCTCGGCGGACTCATCTGCCCGGGACTGTTTTCTTCGCACAACGCCTTGGCGAACGGAACCGCAAAGCTCCCTCATATCACCCTTGATTTCGACCGAAGCATTCCGCTTATCGGCAAAAGCACGGTCACAAGCATGAACCACGGCTTTGTTTTCGGCTTTGCCGCAATGACCGACGGGCTTTGCCAAAAACTCGCGGAGCAGCTCCCCGCGCCTTTGCACATTGTCGCCACCGGCGGCTATGCCGAAGATATTGCAAAACTCAGCAACAAAATCAACACCATACAACAAGATTTAATTTTAGAAGGTTTACGCCTTGCGTCTTGTTCGCTTTTAGCTTAA
- the eno gene encoding phosphopyruvate hydratase: MSTITSIWAREILDSRGNPTIEVEVGLESGIVGRAAVPSGASTGSREALEMRDGDKSRYKGKGVSNAVNFVNGEIAESLVGMDALRQVQIDTTLIDLDGTENKSRLGANAMLGVSLACARAAAEFLGIPLYQYIGGINAKVMPAPMMNVINGGAHASNNLDIQEFMIMPLGAETFKDALRIGAEVFHTLKAILKRDGHSTAVGDEGGFAPNLKSHDEAFRYLIEAIEEAGYIPGAEVALAIDVASSEFYENGKYHIKGENLELTSEEMCDWLADFVERYPLISIEDGMDEGDRRGWKLLTDRLGQEIQLVGDDVFVTNPDILAEGIEEGIANAILVKLNQIGTLTETMDTIELAKGSAYNTVISHRSGETEDSFIADLAVAVNGGQIKTGSLSRSDRIAKYNQLLRIEEDLDDSAIYFGPILASHFGLDDDEFDDEE; encoded by the coding sequence ATGAGCACCATTACCTCCATTTGGGCGAGAGAAATTTTAGATTCCCGTGGTAATCCGACTATCGAAGTTGAGGTCGGGCTTGAATCCGGCATCGTGGGCAGAGCAGCCGTCCCCTCCGGTGCGTCAACAGGTTCAAGAGAAGCGCTTGAAATGCGTGACGGCGATAAATCCCGGTACAAAGGCAAAGGCGTTTCCAATGCCGTGAATTTCGTCAACGGTGAAATTGCGGAATCGCTTGTGGGCATGGACGCATTGCGTCAAGTCCAAATTGACACGACGCTTATCGACCTTGACGGAACCGAAAATAAATCACGTCTCGGCGCGAACGCCATGCTTGGCGTTTCTTTGGCTTGCGCCAGAGCCGCCGCAGAATTTCTCGGCATTCCCCTGTATCAATATATCGGCGGCATCAACGCAAAAGTCATGCCCGCCCCTATGATGAACGTTATCAACGGCGGAGCGCACGCTTCCAACAATCTTGACATCCAGGAATTCATGATCATGCCTTTAGGCGCCGAAACCTTTAAGGACGCTCTTAGAATCGGGGCGGAAGTTTTCCATACCCTCAAAGCTATTCTGAAACGGGACGGACATTCCACCGCCGTCGGTGATGAAGGCGGCTTTGCCCCCAACCTTAAAAGCCATGATGAAGCGTTCCGTTACCTTATCGAAGCTATTGAAGAAGCGGGCTATATTCCCGGAGCGGAAGTCGCCCTCGCCATTGACGTCGCCTCTTCTGAATTTTATGAAAACGGCAAATACCACATTAAAGGCGAAAATCTGGAACTCACTTCCGAAGAAATGTGTGATTGGCTTGCCGACTTTGTGGAACGCTATCCTCTTATTTCCATTGAAGACGGCATGGACGAAGGCGACCGCCGCGGCTGGAAACTTCTTACCGACCGTTTGGGACAGGAAATCCAACTTGTCGGCGACGATGTTTTCGTCACCAACCCTGACATTTTGGCGGAGGGAATTGAGGAAGGCATTGCCAATGCCATTCTTGTCAAATTAAACCAAATCGGCACGCTTACCGAAACCATGGACACCATTGAACTTGCGAAAGGTTCCGCTTACAATACGGTTATTTCCCACCGCTCCGGCGAGACGGAAGACAGCTTTATCGCGGACCTTGCCGTCGCCGTGAACGGAGGCCAAATAAAAACCGGCTCCCTTTCCCGCTCCGACCGTATTGCAAAATACAACCAACTCCTCAGAATTGAAGAAGATTTGGACGACAGCGCCATTTATTTCGGTCCTATTCTCGCTTCCCATTTCGGGCTTGATGACGACGAGTTTGACGACGAAGAATAA
- a CDS encoding LolA family protein, translated as MKRFLFTCFFAFCLVFPALAETSLLHEVEQAYQNMKNFKAEFKQELFHRESNTTQTRTGTLEFMPETFIFWETNAPNRELIVCNDKEVWNYLPDEELAYHYSPKVLDTSHAILNVITGQAKLEDGFETEFLSENTEKNTQQFTLYPLEPNPQLTEITLTVNTKTKRIQKIVVLDFFGNLNTIEFTNFNADIALKKNRFYLSLPDTVEIEDHFGD; from the coding sequence ATGAAACGATTTCTATTCACCTGTTTTTTTGCCTTCTGCTTGGTTTTTCCCGCACTTGCAGAAACTTCGCTCCTGCATGAAGTGGAACAAGCCTATCAAAACATGAAAAATTTCAAAGCGGAATTTAAGCAAGAACTGTTTCACCGTGAAAGCAACACCACCCAAACAAGGACGGGGACCCTCGAATTTATGCCCGAAACATTCATTTTTTGGGAAACAAACGCGCCAAATAGGGAACTTATCGTCTGCAACGACAAAGAAGTATGGAATTACCTGCCCGATGAAGAATTGGCTTACCACTATTCCCCGAAGGTACTGGATACGTCCCATGCGATTTTAAATGTCATCACAGGTCAAGCCAAACTTGAAGACGGCTTTGAAACCGAATTTCTTTCTGAAAATACGGAAAAAAACACGCAGCAATTCACCCTTTATCCGTTGGAACCCAATCCGCAGCTGACGGAAATCACATTAACCGTAAATACCAAAACAAAGCGTATTCAGAAAATTGTTGTGCTTGATTTTTTCGGCAACCTCAACACCATTGAATTTACAAATTTTAACGCAGACATAGCATTAAAAAAGAACCGTTTTTATTTATCTTTGCCTGATACGGTTGAGATTGAAGACCATTTCGGCGATTAG
- a CDS encoding GtrA family protein, with protein sequence MSKSLINRCRLLMKFVFVGICNTLISFLLFTLFIKVSGEENYQASLFASWFFSSFISFVLQKTIVFQTKGNWLKEYVKCMISWSVGYGINALSLELIVQYFAFPVLIGQLIAIVLTTLCTFVLFKYFAFNRSK encoded by the coding sequence ATGAGTAAAAGTCTGATAAATAGATGCCGTTTGCTTATGAAATTTGTGTTTGTCGGCATATGCAACACGCTTATTTCATTTTTATTGTTTACGTTATTCATTAAGGTGTCAGGAGAAGAGAATTATCAGGCGAGCTTGTTTGCTTCCTGGTTTTTCTCTTCTTTTATTTCGTTTGTGCTGCAAAAAACCATTGTTTTTCAAACAAAGGGAAATTGGCTGAAAGAATATGTGAAATGCATGATTTCATGGTCCGTCGGATATGGGATAAACGCCCTTTCTTTGGAACTGATTGTTCAATATTTCGCTTTTCCTGTTCTTATCGGGCAACTGATTGCAATAGTTTTAACAACATTGTGCACGTTCGTCTTATTTAAATATTTTGCTTTTAATCGTTCAAAATGA
- a CDS encoding glucosyltransferase domain-containing protein encodes MFQKKFLATFAALFLLLAGLFLLYHSNINETVFLDIAADNPIRVSADEQEEGIAVDENNDGSFTVSLPSTFLYRTKTVYFQNTGNEAVQLKLYSRQKKDGDNVIKFSVDIKKITVNGKSYNAKKQTVWFERPYVVSVPAEKEQGLSLTVQYKTKFMLRNIYLPEFITGIAALLFSITVLFVCWREKIEAVLICCEKFAEKFFQKNLPKKMQCLINNYEWDTVIIKKYHAIDGVYRKTFWTVFIILNLVFLYYNVHFLWGNHDWSYLIDGMWGKSSLFNGRYTNYLFNQLLGGRLLPIVNVSFALFGFSFTGILLAYYWNVPKTFFNYLVLSLVVVLNPLVIYWCYFGVDVISHLWLPAIVIFALILLEKKSYFYFFSAYLLFVFAFGIYAPAINTIAIVFLGKIIVMYCFEEQSIQLLFKKVIRTFFCIVLSLITVKVIIHFLIVSGVVWADALEYSVSTNLLGGSLDQFMKLVECSFSHLSDTVPFYDSNVVWVLLIIDIFALLVLFIYQIRYHSLKIFQLFLAVFGVCLLPLAANAVIFILGNDLRLIRVSFYGVIFLFAFFVAVILKSKFVWAKNILIVFLIFLLPMNIYRLYDAQKLWKISFEHEQKVLETVFEKIENSPLYIHDREYQVIVLGNFESNVLTWYKEKRKWNESSFMTMPLFEYHFSYVAKYYHSDLNVNKTYKLYTYNGEVFIAHSKAVDTLLTELVPYFSLLKNMKEWPKNDFVLVQDKYIFINFDNEVLKAILKIMEEKHLENE; translated from the coding sequence ATGTTTCAAAAAAAGTTTTTAGCAACTTTTGCCGCTCTTTTTTTATTGCTTGCCGGTTTGTTTTTATTATATCACAGTAATATCAATGAAACTGTTTTTTTGGATATTGCAGCGGACAATCCGATACGTGTAAGTGCCGATGAGCAGGAAGAAGGCATTGCCGTTGATGAAAATAACGACGGAAGTTTTACTGTCAGCCTGCCTTCGACATTTTTATATCGGACAAAAACCGTTTATTTTCAAAATACCGGCAATGAAGCTGTCCAGTTAAAATTGTACAGCCGGCAAAAAAAAGACGGTGACAATGTTATTAAATTTTCTGTTGATATAAAAAAAATTACCGTAAACGGAAAATCATATAATGCTAAAAAACAGACCGTATGGTTCGAACGCCCGTATGTGGTTTCCGTACCGGCGGAAAAAGAACAAGGTCTTTCCCTCACTGTCCAGTATAAGACAAAATTCATGCTGAGAAATATTTATCTTCCGGAATTTATAACAGGTATCGCCGCGTTATTGTTTTCAATAACAGTATTGTTCGTTTGCTGGCGTGAAAAAATTGAAGCAGTGCTTATTTGCTGTGAGAAATTTGCAGAAAAATTCTTTCAAAAAAATCTTCCAAAGAAAATGCAATGTTTGATAAACAATTATGAATGGGATACTGTCATCATAAAGAAGTATCATGCTATCGACGGGGTATACAGAAAGACGTTTTGGACTGTTTTCATAATTCTGAACCTTGTGTTTTTATATTATAATGTGCATTTTCTTTGGGGAAACCATGATTGGTCTTATTTGATCGATGGCATGTGGGGAAAAAGTTCCTTGTTTAATGGACGCTATACAAATTATTTATTCAATCAATTGTTAGGAGGAAGACTGCTTCCGATTGTCAATGTTTCTTTTGCGTTATTCGGTTTTTCGTTTACCGGGATTTTGTTGGCATATTATTGGAATGTACCCAAGACATTTTTTAATTATTTGGTTCTTTCCTTGGTTGTCGTATTAAATCCGCTGGTTATTTATTGGTGTTATTTCGGTGTTGATGTGATTTCTCATTTATGGCTGCCGGCAATTGTTATTTTTGCTTTGATATTATTAGAGAAAAAATCATATTTTTATTTTTTTTCAGCTTATTTGCTGTTTGTTTTTGCATTCGGAATATATGCTCCTGCAATAAATACAATAGCAATTGTGTTTTTGGGAAAAATTATAGTTATGTATTGTTTTGAAGAACAATCCATACAGTTATTGTTTAAAAAAGTTATAAGAACTTTTTTTTGTATTGTATTGAGCCTGATTACTGTTAAGGTGATTATTCATTTTTTGATTGTATCGGGAGTGGTTTGGGCTGACGCTTTGGAATATAGCGTTTCAACGAATTTATTGGGCGGATCTCTTGACCAGTTTATGAAACTTGTAGAATGCAGTTTCAGTCATTTAAGCGATACAGTTCCTTTTTACGATAGCAACGTTGTATGGGTATTATTGATTATCGATATTTTTGCTCTTTTAGTGTTGTTTATTTATCAAATAAGATATCATTCATTAAAAATTTTTCAGTTGTTTCTTGCTGTTTTTGGTGTATGCCTATTACCTTTAGCTGCAAATGCTGTAATATTTATTTTAGGTAATGATTTGAGGCTGATAAGAGTTAGTTTTTATGGGGTTATCTTTTTGTTTGCTTTTTTTGTTGCTGTTATTTTAAAAAGTAAATTTGTATGGGCAAAGAATATATTAATCGTATTTTTAATTTTTCTTTTGCCTATGAATATTTATAGGCTGTATGATGCACAAAAGTTATGGAAAATTTCTTTTGAGCATGAACAAAAAGTGCTTGAAACAGTGTTTGAAAAAATTGAAAATTCACCTTTGTATATTCATGATCGGGAATATCAAGTTATTGTTTTAGGAAATTTTGAATCAAATGTTTTAACATGGTATAAAGAAAAAAGAAAATGGAATGAGTCTTCTTTTATGACTATGCCTTTGTTTGAATATCATTTTTCATATGTTGCAAAATATTACCATTCTGATTTAAATGTGAACAAGACGTATAAACTCTATACGTATAATGGAGAAGTTTTTATAGCCCATAGTAAAGCAGTCGATACCTTATTAACGGAATTGGTTCCGTATTTTTCTTTATTGAAGAATATGAAAGAATGGCCTAAAAATGATTTTGTCTTGGTTCAGGACAAGTATATTTTTATTAATTTTGATAATGAGGTGTTGAAAGCGATTTTAAAAATTATGGAAGAAAAACACTTGGAAAATGAATGA